A single window of Gossypium arboreum isolate Shixiya-1 chromosome 13, ASM2569848v2, whole genome shotgun sequence DNA harbors:
- the LOC108461147 gene encoding organic cation/carnitine transporter 3-like, translating to MADSTPLLSHCDKPAEPKRPPRSLDETIEGCIGDFGWWQFLQAILVSLAWVFDAQQTFISVFTDAEPSWHCTQGGDESVCNSLSNICELPKNSWSWDWPSQTSIISEWGLECAPSFITGLPASAFFMGCLAGGLALATLADSTLGRKNMLLFSCLMMSFSSIFTVFSPNIWIYSVLRFINGFGRATVGTCALVLSTELVGKRWRGQVGVVGFFCFTLGFLSLPVMAYVNRGSSWRTLYLWISVPTILYCILVHFLVHESPRWLFVRGRKEEAVLTLKSMAQANQSPITMSFSNVLIEQESWNVDIYSSIKILLNKRWAAKRLAAVMVGGFGIGMVYYGMPLGLGNLSVNLYLGVTLNALSELPASLITFFLIGKMKRKDSLLGFTILSGVCSVLCVVVGKVSPSLQIAMELISFFSACSAFNMSLIYTLELFPTCVRNSAISMVRQALVFGGVFSPLLVAAGRTNNFISFGVFGLVIGICGLPLVGLPETRGGTICDTMDEEEHKQNEKAAAAIATLA from the coding sequence ATGGCCGATTCAACACCGCTTCTGTCTCACTGTGATAAACCGGCAGAACCAAAACGGCCGCCTCGATCCCTCGATGAGACCATCGAAGGCTGTATCGGAGACTTCGGGTGGTGGCAATTCTTGCAAGCAATACTCGTCTCTCTTGCTTGGGTCTTTGATGCTCAGCAAACCTTCATCAGTGTATTCACTGATGCTGAGCCATCCTGGCACTGCACCCAAGGCGGAGACGAGTCTGTTTGTAACTCTTTGTCCAACATTTGCGAGCTCCCCAAGAATTCATGGTCTTGGGATTGGCCTTCTCAAACATCAATCATATCGGAATGGGGCCTGGAATGTGCGCCTTCTTTCATCACTGGCCTCCCTGCTTCTGCTTTCTTCATGGGTTGCCTTGCAGGCGGACTTGCACTTGCAACGCTTGCTGACTCCACTCTTGGCCGCAAAAACATGCTCTTATTCTCATGTCTCATGATGTCTTTTTCTTCAATCTTCACCGTTTTTTCACCCAATATTTGGATCTATTCTGTCCTGAGATTCATTAACGGGTTTGGCCGCGCAACTGTTGGAACTTGTGCCCTCGTGTTATCAACCGAGCTAGTAGGAAAACGGTGGCGCGGCCAGGTCGGCGTTGTTGgtttcttttgttttactttagGGTTTCTTTCATTGCCGGTAATGGCATACGTAAATAGAGGTTCTTCATGGAGAACACTGTATCTGTGGATTTCGGTTCCAACAATTTTGTACTGTATATTAGTTCATTTCTTAGTTCATGAGTCCCCAAGATGGCTGTTCGTCCGAGGACGCAAAGAAGAAGCAGTGTTAACACTCAAGAGCATGGCTCAGGCTAATCAAAGTCCCATAACAATGAGCTTCTCCAACGTCCTAATTGAGCAGGAATCATGGAATGTAGATATTTACTCCTCAATCAAGATACTGTTGAACAAGAGGTGGGCGGCAAAAAGGCTAGCGGCCGTGATGGTGGGAGGTTTTGGGATTGGGATGGTGTACTACGGCATGCCATTAGGCCTTGGAAATCTATCCGTGAATCTCTATTTGGGCGTCACATTAAACGCCTTATCCGAGTTGCCAGCGTCACTCATTACATTCTTCCTTATAGggaaaatgaaaaggaaagaCTCATTGTTGGGTTTCACAATATTAAGCGGGGTGTGCAGCGTGTTGTGTGTGGTTGTGGGGAAGGTGTCGCCAAGTTTACAGATAGCAATGGAGCTGATATCCTTCTTCAGTGCCTGCTCGGCCTTCAACATGTCACTGATATACACATTAGAGCTGTTCCCCACATGCGTGAGGAACTCGGCAATATCAATGGTGAGGCAAGCACTGGTGTTTGGGGGGGTGTTCAGCCCACTGCTCGTGGCCGCTGGGAGGACAAATAACTTCATATCGTTCGGGGTATTCGGGTTGGTGATAGGAATTTGCGGGCTGCCGTTGGTGGGATTACCGGAGACTAGAGGTGGAACAATTTGTGATACAATGGATGAAGAAGAGCACAAACAAAATGAGAAGGCGGCCGCCGCAATTGCTACGTTAGCATAA